A stretch of Aedes aegypti strain LVP_AGWG chromosome 2, AaegL5.0 Primary Assembly, whole genome shotgun sequence DNA encodes these proteins:
- the LOC5578590 gene encoding uncharacterized protein LOC5578590 has product MKTLINTLSVFLILVSASSLVQAEREDPLQVFPQLKRSRRIVAGFASFLAASQSDVILSEESFIRTSISDESALLKELTGDDVQASGPQCTQFVRQSSNVLMSLAGIAYSNCFNDADDQVFNELSKISELQLTREQYEQFNLLGAFRGENIFVDPSQIRDKLLARSQALVNIPTVSSESLDALRVAFGEIRTNFQSCMAAAQARLADNLKFASQQVRAICAREASKQI; this is encoded by the exons ATGAAAACACTAATTAACACGTTATCGGTGTTCCTGATATTGGTGTCGGCTTCCAGC TTGGTACAAGCCGAACGTGAGGACCCGTTGCAGGTTTTTCCGCAGCTGAAACGTTCTAGGAGAATTGTAGCTGGCTTTGCAAGCTTCCTGGCGGCCTCTCAAAGTGATGTAATACTCTCCGAAGAAAGTTTCATTCGGACGTCCATCAGTGATGAATCTGCCTTATTGAAAGAATTGACCGGTGATGATGTCCAGGCCAGTGGTCCACAGTGTACCCAATTCGTTCGGCAGAGCAGCAATGTTCTGATGAGTTTGGCCGGAATCGCTTACAGTAACTGCTTCAACGATGCCGACGATCAAGTGTTCAACGAATTGTCGAAAATCTCTGAGCTCCAGCTGACACGTGAGCAGTACGAACAGTTCAACCTGTTGGGAGCTTTCCGAGGAGAGAACATCTTCGTAGATCCATCGCAAATTCGCGACAAGCTGTTGGCTCGTTCGCAAGCCCTGGTCAACATTCCGACCGTATCATCCGAAAGTCTCGATGCTCTTCGAGTGGCATTCGGTGAAATTAGAACCAACTTCCAAAGCTGTATGGCTGCAGCCCAGGCGAGGTTGGCGGACAACTTGAAATTTGCTTCTCAACAAGTGCGGGCAATTTGTGCCAGAGAAGCATCAAAGCAAATTTAA